A window from Kovacikia minuta CCNUW1 encodes these proteins:
- a CDS encoding GvpL/GvpF family gas vesicle protein yields the protein MYTYAFLKTPAEPLELPIGIENPVQVVNQNGIAAVVEPDLILDGLRDDTALMQAVLSHDRVIRELFLQTTILPLRFGTSFISLQGLLTHLDANQPTYLEKLTQFEGKAEYPLKFIPLSLPEIPISSEMKGKEYFLAKKNQYQTQLEHQKQQQDEVNATLRMIAQAYSQFVTSEAQSEVETIYLLSDRQKESQLHQAFRIWQEQCPSWQMTLGEALPPYHFLSD from the coding sequence ATGTACACCTATGCCTTTCTTAAAACCCCTGCTGAGCCGCTGGAACTCCCAATTGGAATAGAGAATCCAGTGCAAGTGGTTAATCAGAATGGAATTGCTGCGGTGGTTGAGCCAGATTTGATTTTGGATGGGCTGAGAGATGATACAGCTTTGATGCAGGCCGTACTGTCCCACGATCGGGTAATTCGCGAGCTATTTTTGCAAACAACCATCCTGCCACTACGGTTTGGTACCAGTTTTATTTCTTTACAGGGGTTGCTAACCCATTTGGATGCAAATCAGCCAACCTATTTAGAAAAACTGACTCAATTTGAAGGAAAAGCCGAATACCCGCTTAAATTTATTCCCCTGAGTTTACCGGAAATCCCAATCTCATCTGAGATGAAGGGAAAAGAATACTTCCTGGCAAAGAAAAACCAGTACCAAACCCAGTTAGAACATCAAAAACAGCAGCAAGATGAGGTTAATGCCACTCTTCGCATGATTGCCCAAGCCTATTCCCAATTTGTTACCAGTGAAGCCCAATCTGAGGTTGAAACCATCTACCTACTCAGCGATCGCCAGAAAGAATCTCAGCTTCATCAAGCTTTTCGAATCTGGCAGGAGCAGTGCCCTAGCTGGCAAATGACGT